A single region of the Variovorax paradoxus genome encodes:
- a CDS encoding RecQ family ATP-dependent DNA helicase, with protein METPVLDSLHARARRIAAEGRIVSVDVEAHPEKGEQIFAVGAVRSDSSDTYRSTCSPAKAATVAVSLNSFARDGQVLLGHNIRRHDIPLMRTQLPHLECLHWPVLDTLELSALAFPSNPYHRLVKGYKLLSDERNNPTKDARIALNVFEEAVEALLETNAQGPWWLALLHFLLRNDESMATLLAQVREETAPAGEAVGPIVASRFADRCCATRLQALVAEIATSSAGRDPWSVAFALGWIRVAGGNSILPHWVFHELPAVRHLIAELREIDCGQPDCPYCRQNHNPEALLSSLFGKPGFRAHPTTADGSSLQRAIVSAGLARESLLAVLPTGGGKSICYQLPALVHYRRSGRLTVVISPLQSLMRDQVDNLMKADIQCAATVNGMLTPLERRDVLDRIRLGDIGIVLVSPEQFRSKTFVEAIRMREIAAWVFDEAHCLSKWGHDFRTDYLYVSRFIREQFPGQAPVACFTATAKPDVIDDLCDHFQEGLQIKLKTFLGGHERTNLSYAVVPTSGGEKTQRIVELLRDGLRREDAAVVFCATRKSAETIAQIVAQQGIACGCYHGGLTADLRKETQRRFLDGELQVIAATNAFGMGVDKPNVRLVIHAEIPGSLENYLQEAGRAGRDGDEAKCVLLFDPKDVETQFRLSSTSQLSQRDFIGLLRALRFQAKKLGKDEIVISAKELLAQSVGTGIEIDAPDASTKVTTALSWLERHGFLKRNENATKVFPASLRVTSLQEAKDRIDKADFSASVQQKFLAVATALFRSDTPEGLSTDELMLDAGIRPEECFRIVYQLAKLGILVNDLGLTVRLMRGVRGASASRLEYLSAMEKELIDLMAESAPDADQDEAQQHLNLRAVCTELRERLKLDDEKGQLDPAQVRACLRSMADGFGAGNDKRSMIQLQSLGEDTLRVTVRRPWSQIRRICELRRAVAQVTLTRLLAEVPDGVKGACLVECKAQALIDALSDDLVLKTQLREPDVALENALLYLHQTRVLELDKGRSVFRSAMTIQMDEDTARRFNQASFAPLEEFYKERTLQTHVMHEYAKLGAEDPAKALALVKAYFTLPHKQFIKEFFRGRTDLLERKTTDESYQRIVDDLQHPVQQALVTQPRTGNHLVLAGPGSGKTRVIVHRIAYLLRVLRVSPGRIIALAYNRGAAIQLRRRLVALAGDDARGVLVMTYHAMALRLTGTSLAGAERTSSSVDFRKMLQDAVDLLEGKSSALIDADEVRDRLLQGYEYIFVDEYQDIDEQQYALVSALAGRRRAEAESKLSIMAVGDDDQNIYSFKGANIEFIRRFRADYEGELTYLVENFRSTQNIISAANHVIQRGANRMKVDHPIRIDARRKDDPPGGRWATIDQESRGAVRLITSPADPNLQVQLVHAEIERLRRIDPTVKLSEIAVLCRTHAPLEKMRAICDVQGLPCEITGPEASKGRITLMRTREGWALAQALRRRQLRMVRLGALRRSLSHLQRAQPRNAALLDLLDIVDDVAATLQADVVPAAEALDLFYEASGEMRRDGRESAIKLMTAHGAKGLEFDHVIVMDCADWRWDEEDERRLLYVAMTRARQSLSLMRAEGGRSPYLVDLGTVNGVHDQLPRDRPQHRADLERRYVMLGPASMDIGFAGRASSTQPVHRAVAALRSGDLVEIKDRLVHSVSGQIVGRLAASIDPAPLQQGVASVVAVMVRTRSQTPEEYWPALQVDHWETPLVEIRLGL; from the coding sequence TTGGAAACGCCTGTCCTCGATTCTCTGCATGCACGTGCTCGGCGCATCGCCGCCGAGGGTCGAATCGTTTCCGTCGACGTCGAAGCCCATCCGGAAAAGGGCGAGCAGATTTTCGCTGTCGGCGCCGTTCGTTCGGACAGCTCGGATACCTATCGCAGCACCTGTTCTCCTGCCAAGGCAGCCACGGTGGCGGTATCCCTCAACAGCTTTGCCCGGGACGGCCAGGTTCTTCTCGGCCACAACATCAGGCGCCACGACATCCCTCTGATGCGCACCCAGCTGCCGCATCTGGAGTGCCTGCACTGGCCTGTGCTGGATACGCTGGAGCTGTCCGCCCTCGCCTTCCCCAGCAATCCCTATCACCGGCTGGTGAAGGGCTACAAGCTGCTCTCCGACGAGCGCAACAACCCGACCAAGGACGCCCGAATCGCGCTCAACGTGTTCGAAGAGGCCGTCGAAGCGCTGCTGGAGACAAACGCGCAGGGGCCTTGGTGGCTGGCGTTGCTGCACTTTCTGCTTCGCAATGACGAGAGCATGGCGACGCTGTTGGCGCAGGTGCGTGAGGAGACCGCTCCCGCTGGCGAGGCGGTCGGGCCGATCGTAGCCAGCCGTTTTGCGGATCGCTGCTGCGCCACCCGTTTGCAGGCGCTGGTCGCCGAGATTGCGACCTCTTCCGCCGGCCGCGACCCCTGGTCGGTGGCGTTCGCCCTGGGTTGGATCCGCGTCGCGGGCGGAAACTCCATCCTCCCTCACTGGGTCTTTCACGAACTGCCTGCCGTCAGGCATTTGATCGCAGAGCTGCGGGAGATCGACTGCGGTCAGCCTGACTGCCCATATTGCCGCCAGAACCACAACCCCGAGGCGCTGCTGTCATCGCTGTTCGGCAAGCCAGGCTTCCGGGCGCACCCGACAACCGCCGATGGCTCATCGCTGCAACGTGCGATCGTCAGTGCCGGACTGGCACGCGAGAGCCTGTTGGCCGTCTTGCCCACCGGCGGCGGCAAATCCATCTGCTACCAGCTGCCCGCTCTTGTCCACTACCGCCGCTCAGGGCGGCTGACCGTCGTCATCTCTCCATTGCAGTCGCTCATGCGAGACCAGGTGGACAACCTGATGAAAGCCGACATCCAGTGCGCGGCAACCGTCAACGGAATGCTCACTCCCCTGGAACGACGCGATGTGCTGGACCGCATCCGCCTGGGCGACATCGGTATCGTGCTCGTCTCGCCCGAGCAGTTCAGAAGCAAGACTTTCGTCGAAGCCATCCGCATGCGGGAGATCGCCGCCTGGGTCTTCGACGAAGCCCACTGCCTCTCCAAGTGGGGGCACGACTTCCGCACGGACTATCTGTACGTCTCGCGCTTCATCCGGGAGCAGTTTCCAGGGCAGGCACCGGTTGCCTGCTTCACCGCCACCGCCAAGCCGGACGTCATCGACGACCTGTGCGACCACTTCCAGGAAGGCCTGCAGATCAAACTGAAGACCTTCCTCGGCGGCCACGAGCGCACCAACCTGTCCTATGCCGTGGTGCCGACCTCGGGCGGCGAGAAGACGCAGCGCATCGTGGAGCTGCTGCGCGACGGTCTGCGACGAGAAGATGCCGCCGTGGTCTTCTGCGCCACGCGCAAGAGCGCCGAGACCATCGCGCAGATCGTCGCGCAACAGGGCATCGCATGCGGCTGCTACCACGGCGGGCTCACCGCCGATCTGCGCAAAGAGACCCAGCGCCGATTCCTGGACGGGGAACTGCAGGTGATCGCCGCCACGAACGCGTTCGGCATGGGTGTGGACAAGCCCAACGTTCGGTTGGTGATCCATGCCGAAATTCCCGGCTCCCTGGAGAACTACCTCCAGGAAGCTGGAAGAGCCGGGCGCGATGGCGACGAAGCCAAATGCGTCCTGCTGTTCGACCCCAAGGATGTCGAAACCCAGTTCCGCCTGTCCTCCACCTCCCAGCTGTCGCAGCGGGATTTCATCGGACTGCTGCGTGCCTTGCGCTTCCAGGCCAAGAAGCTGGGAAAAGATGAGATCGTCATCTCAGCGAAAGAGCTGCTCGCGCAAAGCGTCGGAACCGGCATAGAGATTGATGCCCCTGACGCCTCCACCAAGGTCACCACGGCGCTGTCGTGGCTTGAGCGCCATGGTTTCCTGAAGCGCAACGAGAATGCCACCAAAGTCTTTCCTGCCAGTCTTCGGGTGACCTCACTGCAGGAAGCCAAGGATCGCATCGACAAGGCGGATTTTTCCGCCAGCGTTCAGCAGAAATTCCTCGCTGTCGCCACAGCCCTGTTCCGCTCCGACACGCCCGAGGGACTGAGCACAGACGAGCTCATGCTCGACGCGGGCATCCGACCGGAGGAGTGCTTTCGCATCGTTTACCAATTGGCCAAGCTGGGCATCCTGGTCAATGACCTCGGACTGACGGTGCGCCTGATGCGCGGCGTGAGGGGCGCGTCCGCATCTCGCCTCGAATATCTGAGCGCCATGGAGAAGGAGCTCATCGACCTCATGGCTGAAAGCGCCCCGGACGCAGATCAGGACGAGGCGCAACAACACCTGAATCTCCGAGCGGTCTGCACCGAACTGCGCGAACGTCTGAAGCTCGACGACGAGAAGGGACAGCTCGACCCCGCACAGGTCCGGGCCTGCTTGCGATCCATGGCCGACGGTTTCGGCGCCGGTAACGACAAGCGCAGCATGATCCAGCTGCAGTCGCTGGGCGAGGACACCCTGCGCGTCACCGTGCGCCGGCCTTGGTCCCAGATTCGCAGAATCTGCGAACTGCGACGTGCCGTCGCCCAAGTCACGCTCACGCGGCTGCTTGCAGAGGTGCCGGACGGCGTCAAAGGCGCATGCCTGGTCGAGTGCAAGGCCCAGGCACTGATCGACGCGCTCAGTGACGATTTGGTTCTGAAGACCCAGCTGCGCGAGCCCGACGTGGCGCTGGAGAACGCGCTGCTCTACCTTCATCAGACGCGTGTGCTCGAACTGGACAAAGGCAGGTCTGTCTTCCGCTCTGCGATGACCATCCAGATGGACGAGGACACCGCCAGGCGGTTCAACCAAGCATCGTTTGCACCCCTGGAAGAGTTCTACAAGGAACGGACGCTGCAGACGCACGTCATGCACGAGTACGCCAAGCTGGGCGCGGAAGATCCGGCGAAAGCGCTTGCCCTGGTTAAAGCGTACTTCACATTGCCCCACAAGCAGTTCATCAAGGAATTCTTCCGCGGACGCACCGACCTGCTGGAGCGCAAGACCACCGACGAGTCCTACCAGCGCATAGTCGATGACCTGCAGCACCCCGTGCAGCAAGCCCTGGTCACGCAGCCCCGGACAGGCAATCACCTCGTCCTGGCGGGTCCGGGTTCCGGCAAGACGCGGGTGATCGTCCATCGCATCGCCTACCTGCTGCGCGTACTGCGCGTGAGTCCGGGGCGCATCATCGCGCTGGCCTACAACCGGGGGGCGGCCATCCAGCTGCGGCGCCGACTGGTGGCGCTCGCCGGAGACGACGCGCGGGGCGTGCTGGTCATGACCTATCACGCCATGGCGCTGCGATTGACCGGAACCAGTCTGGCGGGCGCCGAACGCACATCCAGCAGCGTCGACTTCAGGAAGATGCTTCAGGATGCCGTCGACCTGCTCGAAGGCAAGAGCTCGGCCCTGATCGACGCGGACGAGGTTCGCGACCGCCTGCTGCAGGGCTACGAATACATCTTCGTCGACGAGTACCAGGACATCGACGAGCAGCAGTACGCGCTGGTCAGCGCCCTCGCCGGCCGCCGGCGCGCAGAGGCCGAAAGCAAGCTGAGCATCATGGCCGTTGGTGACGATGACCAGAACATCTACTCCTTCAAGGGCGCGAACATCGAGTTCATCCGGCGCTTCCGGGCTGACTATGAAGGGGAGCTCACCTACCTGGTCGAGAACTTCCGCTCCACCCAGAACATCATCTCGGCCGCGAACCATGTGATCCAGCGCGGTGCCAATCGCATGAAGGTCGATCACCCGATCCGGATCGACGCTCGGCGCAAGGACGATCCACCAGGGGGCCGATGGGCCACGATCGACCAGGAAAGCCGTGGCGCGGTACGGTTGATCACCAGTCCGGCTGACCCGAACCTTCAGGTCCAACTGGTCCATGCGGAGATCGAGCGCCTCCGGCGCATCGATCCGACGGTCAAGCTCTCGGAGATCGCGGTGCTTTGCCGCACGCATGCGCCACTGGAAAAGATGAGGGCTATTTGCGATGTCCAAGGGCTGCCCTGCGAGATCACCGGCCCGGAGGCGTCCAAGGGACGGATCACGCTGATGCGGACGCGCGAAGGCTGGGCATTGGCCCAGGCACTGAGGCGGCGACAACTGCGCATGGTGCGACTCGGCGCGCTGCGCAGATCCCTGAGCCATCTGCAGCGCGCCCAGCCCAGAAATGCTGCGCTGCTGGATCTCCTCGATATCGTCGATGACGTCGCCGCCACACTGCAGGCAGACGTCGTTCCAGCCGCCGAGGCGCTCGACCTCTTCTATGAAGCCTCCGGCGAAATGCGACGGGACGGCCGCGAGAGCGCCATCAAACTCATGACTGCACATGGCGCCAAGGGACTGGAGTTCGACCACGTCATCGTGATGGACTGCGCCGACTGGCGCTGGGACGAAGAAGATGAGCGGCGGCTTCTCTACGTGGCCATGACCCGCGCCCGACAGTCGCTGAGCCTGATGCGCGCTGAGGGTGGACGCAGCCCCTATCTCGTCGACCTTGGGACTGTCAACGGCGTCCACGACCAGTTGCCCAGGGACCGCCCACAACATCGAGCGGATCTGGAACGCCGCTACGTCATGCTCGGCCCCGCCAGCATGGACATTGGATTTGCCGGACGGGCGTCGTCCACCCAGCCAGTTCATCGCGCAGTTGCTGCTTTGCGGTCCGGCGATCTCGTCGAGATCAAGGACCGGTTAGTCCACTCGGTATCTGGACAGATCGTTGGCCGGCTGGCCGCGAGCATAGATCCAGCGCCCCTCCAACAAGGCGTCGCCTCCGTGGTTGCAGTCATGGTGCGAACCCGGTCTCAGACGCCCGAGGAGTACTGGCCGGCGCTGCAGGTCGATCACTGGGAAACGCCGCTTGTGGAAATCCGGCTGGGCCTCTGA
- a CDS encoding ATP-dependent nuclease gives MRLAGLHIKNYKCIGDTERRLRIDGIVVLIGQNNAGKSTILDAYEAFASAGAAREHDEFHREDLSRQIEITGVFNEVNAADEDAVGKKWTYDDAEYGTCLKVRWVWSKPGEKGLKQSFNPATNAFEDGGMGGWDSQIQSRIPQPLRIRPTESVETTQTKIAAMLKDHVKTRLKADSSATKNAFAQIEALAKSIFDDSRAAFDDVATRINASVSNIFPGTAVELIPRSKDALNENIIGADSYLKVTTAGGGSTPLLLQGTGLQRALLWSALAVMADKGDAKKKPAAVAAPRILLIDEPEAFLHPPTIRSARDALYDFATGNPDWQVIATTHSPVFIDLSKNHTTIIRVDADPTSEHYISTDSISFDEDERTRLKMVRACHPVVNEFFFYNNIVLVEGPTEHLVVEHVAGLIGADVHVIDCMGKANVPLFARILNHFKVPYVAIHDADTPFIRRKEKLVKSGTWTINEHIRNAVAQSNGSHVFTQFPHFEGEFFGENLPSGKVDRVLEALESKQSSEYQHIFDTYSRVLMRDDVVMTTTQTAFETKRDAHVQSNGLQSDPLWSGQEGIAASIVVAQQPAAIAVAAVKSALPLADVGQAGGDAPLQ, from the coding sequence ATGCGTTTGGCTGGACTGCACATAAAAAACTACAAATGCATCGGCGATACCGAGCGTCGTCTTCGTATCGACGGTATCGTCGTTTTGATCGGTCAGAACAACGCTGGCAAGTCCACCATTTTGGATGCCTACGAAGCCTTCGCTTCGGCCGGCGCAGCGCGGGAACACGACGAGTTTCATCGCGAAGACCTGTCTCGACAGATCGAGATCACCGGCGTGTTCAACGAAGTGAATGCCGCAGATGAGGATGCCGTTGGAAAGAAATGGACCTATGACGATGCCGAGTACGGCACGTGTTTGAAGGTGCGCTGGGTTTGGAGCAAGCCGGGTGAAAAGGGCTTGAAGCAGTCTTTCAATCCGGCCACCAATGCCTTTGAAGACGGTGGTATGGGTGGCTGGGATTCGCAAATTCAAAGCCGGATACCGCAGCCATTGCGCATCCGTCCGACCGAGTCAGTGGAGACGACGCAGACCAAAATTGCTGCGATGCTTAAAGACCACGTCAAGACTCGCCTGAAAGCCGATTCTTCCGCGACGAAGAATGCGTTTGCGCAGATCGAGGCTTTGGCAAAATCGATCTTTGATGATTCCAGGGCGGCCTTTGACGACGTTGCTACGCGAATCAATGCTAGCGTGTCCAATATTTTTCCCGGTACGGCAGTCGAACTCATTCCCAGGTCCAAAGATGCGTTGAATGAGAACATCATTGGCGCGGACTCCTACCTGAAAGTCACCACGGCCGGCGGTGGCTCCACGCCGTTGCTTCTGCAGGGCACCGGCTTGCAGCGAGCCTTACTGTGGTCGGCTTTGGCGGTGATGGCTGACAAGGGCGATGCCAAGAAGAAGCCGGCAGCGGTGGCGGCGCCCAGAATCCTGTTGATCGACGAGCCTGAAGCCTTCCTGCATCCACCGACGATTCGCAGTGCGCGTGACGCGCTCTATGACTTCGCCACTGGCAATCCGGACTGGCAAGTCATTGCGACCACACATTCGCCGGTCTTCATCGATCTGTCCAAGAACCACACAACGATCATTCGGGTCGACGCAGACCCGACCAGCGAACACTACATCTCGACCGATTCGATTTCCTTTGACGAAGATGAGCGTACGCGGTTAAAGATGGTCCGTGCCTGCCACCCCGTAGTGAACGAGTTTTTCTTCTACAACAACATCGTGTTGGTGGAAGGCCCGACCGAGCACCTGGTGGTCGAGCACGTGGCGGGGTTGATCGGCGCGGATGTTCATGTGATCGACTGCATGGGCAAAGCCAACGTGCCCCTGTTTGCGCGGATCTTGAACCACTTCAAGGTGCCCTATGTAGCAATCCACGATGCCGACACGCCGTTCATCAGGCGCAAGGAAAAGCTGGTCAAGAGCGGTACATGGACGATCAACGAACACATCCGGAACGCGGTTGCGCAGTCCAACGGAAGTCATGTATTCACACAGTTTCCGCATTTCGAGGGCGAGTTCTTCGGTGAGAATCTGCCGAGCGGCAAGGTAGATCGTGTGCTGGAGGCGCTAGAGAGCAAGCAGTCAAGCGAGTACCAGCACATCTTTGACACATACAGCCGAGTTCTGATGCGTGATGACGTTGTGATGACAACCACGCAGACGGCGTTCGAAACGAAGCGCGATGCCCATGTACAGTCGAATGGCCTGCAGAGTGATCCATTGTGGAGCGGGCAAGAAGGTATCGCTGCTTCGATCGTGGTGGCCCAGCAGCCTGCGGCGATTGCGGTGGCAGCGGTGAAGTCTGCGCTCCCGCTCGCAGACGTTGGACAGGCCGGCGGCGATGCTCCGCTCCAATAG
- a CDS encoding helix-turn-helix domain-containing protein, producing the protein MPSRRAPPIPPPNFPRAFRAARVAIGIPQEAFDTVSSRTYVSILERGVNVPTLTKIDALVRVLGLHPLTVLTLAYASSPSPEEIGKLQEVVAGEIASLGLTAFSSNSLPRGKTLGTK; encoded by the coding sequence GTGCCAAGCCGCCGTGCTCCTCCTATTCCGCCGCCCAATTTTCCGCGTGCTTTTCGAGCAGCGCGGGTCGCGATAGGCATCCCGCAGGAGGCATTCGACACGGTCTCATCTCGAACTTATGTCAGTATTCTTGAGAGGGGCGTCAACGTTCCCACGCTCACGAAGATCGATGCCCTCGTTCGGGTTCTAGGCCTGCACCCGTTGACCGTGCTCACGCTCGCCTACGCGAGTTCACCGTCGCCCGAGGAAATCGGCAAACTTCAAGAAGTGGTGGCAGGAGAGATCGCAAGTCTCGGGCTCACCGCGTTCTCTTCAAACTCGTTGCCCCGAGGAAAGACTCTCGGCACTAAATAA
- a CDS encoding helix-turn-helix domain-containing protein, which yields MAAEVSGGELAKTSGVSASMLSRIERGLVSPSVETLERLAQGLHVPTSRFFGDQARRTDFCHVRAGQGVVVDRVGAVSDYRYELLGHLLSGNLFVEPYLVTLLPDADPYVTFQHPGLKFLYFLSGEVSYRYGGRTAEVRAGDSLLFDANALHGIEAIQNGPVSYLSVVFTLRE from the coding sequence ATGGCGGCAGAGGTGTCTGGCGGCGAACTGGCCAAAACCTCGGGAGTTTCTGCCTCGATGCTTTCTCGCATCGAGCGTGGTTTAGTCTCGCCTTCGGTGGAGACGTTGGAGCGCCTCGCGCAGGGGCTGCACGTGCCGACGTCGCGCTTCTTTGGGGATCAGGCTCGTCGCACGGACTTCTGCCATGTGCGCGCGGGACAGGGCGTCGTCGTGGATCGCGTCGGTGCGGTTTCCGACTACCGCTACGAACTGCTGGGCCACCTACTGTCGGGCAACCTGTTCGTAGAGCCTTACCTGGTCACATTGCTGCCCGATGCCGATCCCTACGTGACCTTCCAGCATCCCGGCCTCAAGTTCCTGTACTTCCTGTCCGGGGAGGTCAGCTACCGTTACGGCGGCAGGACCGCGGAGGTGAGAGCAGGGGACTCGCTGCTGTTCGATGCGAACGCACTGCATGGCATCGAGGCTATTCAGAACGGGCCGGTATCGTACCTGTCGGTGGTGTTCACGCTGCGAGAGTAG
- a CDS encoding relaxase/mobilization nuclease domain-containing protein encodes MPEHAVRAHRIGIGAAHSSRDLALDIVSYGRRGPGGQLRLGADQIAQIQRTVGRTPEVMVKVSGGGRDIGGVEAHLRYIGRHGKLPIETDEGLTPQGRGAAREITADWQLELCRSQYKPKPVQGQKDTRAKLVHNIVLSMPAGTPPDKVLAAARVFTRENFALQYRYAMVLHTDQAHPHVHLVVKCEHEFEPGKRLYIRKHTLRQWREQFAALMREQGVAANATPRQVRGQIRKPYKDAMHHRLRAIRAFAQLPIAERDGRRAPKPSTAMRAKLEKVLGDLKAGQVGSEAGQVKMLDTRQEVLADWQATADMLRKQGEAGLAAQVDHFSARMPEVQTDDLRLAERWTDAEMNRTPGRTDFKFFEPKVR; translated from the coding sequence ATGCCTGAGCACGCGGTGCGCGCGCATCGAATCGGCATTGGCGCGGCCCATTCGTCGCGCGACTTGGCGCTGGACATCGTGAGCTACGGTCGGCGGGGACCGGGTGGCCAGCTGCGCCTCGGCGCCGACCAGATCGCGCAGATCCAGCGCACGGTGGGGCGTACGCCCGAGGTGATGGTGAAAGTCTCCGGCGGCGGACGGGATATCGGCGGCGTCGAGGCGCACCTGCGCTACATCGGCCGCCACGGCAAGCTGCCGATCGAAACCGACGAGGGGCTGACGCCGCAGGGAAGGGGTGCAGCCAGGGAGATCACGGCCGACTGGCAGCTGGAGCTTTGCAGAAGCCAGTACAAGCCGAAACCCGTTCAGGGGCAGAAAGACACGCGTGCGAAGCTGGTCCACAACATCGTCCTGTCCATGCCCGCTGGCACGCCGCCGGACAAGGTGCTCGCGGCGGCACGCGTCTTCACGCGGGAGAACTTCGCGCTGCAATATCGCTACGCCATGGTGCTGCACACCGACCAAGCGCACCCGCATGTGCACCTGGTGGTCAAGTGCGAGCATGAGTTCGAACCTGGCAAGCGTCTCTACATCCGCAAGCACACGCTGCGTCAATGGCGCGAGCAGTTCGCCGCGCTGATGCGCGAGCAGGGCGTGGCGGCCAACGCGACGCCGCGACAGGTACGAGGGCAGATCCGCAAGCCTTACAAGGATGCGATGCATCATAGGCTGCGTGCAATTCGGGCCTTCGCGCAGTTGCCAATCGCAGAGCGCGATGGACGGCGTGCGCCGAAGCCTTCCACGGCGATGCGCGCGAAATTGGAAAAGGTGTTGGGGGACCTGAAGGCCGGCCAAGTCGGTTCGGAGGCGGGTCAGGTAAAAATGCTAGATACGCGGCAAGAGGTGTTGGCGGATTGGCAAGCGACGGCGGACATGCTGAGGAAACAAGGCGAAGCGGGATTGGCGGCGCAGGTGGATCACTTCAGTGCGCGAATGCCCGAGGTGCAGACCGACGATCTGCGGTTGGCTGAACGCTGGACAGACGCAGAAATGAACCGGACGCCGGGGCGCACGGACTTCAAATTCTTCGAGCCGAAAGTTCGATGA
- a CDS encoding RHS repeat domain-containing protein, producing MPIAAVINGATYAVHSDHLNTSRRLSNDSGQAVWQWSYSAFGEDKPTIAKNRFANMDTTPNPDTTSVSEVKFNLRYPGQYADEESGLFYNYFRTYDARVGRYSQPDPIGLNGGWNRFGYVEADPLQFTDPFGLEKLNLINGRSVWSSNSQAMLQASRFPDRRGELLIFGRADSKSIAHDRDGGLLSDNRKSLDAEALARLIRGSGKWKDGMPITIYGCNAATGPDPLAERLSKILNTRVGGFGDTLILHGGGKTNPVKPIMFTHEKLTLNTRFAFFCERLRWADEWRCELSGHSDYIQG from the coding sequence ATGCCGATTGCGGCCGTGATCAACGGCGCCACCTATGCGGTGCACAGCGACCACCTGAACACGTCGAGACGCCTGAGCAACGACAGCGGGCAAGCCGTCTGGCAGTGGAGCTACAGCGCGTTCGGAGAGGACAAGCCGACGATTGCGAAGAACCGGTTCGCGAACATGGACACGACACCGAACCCGGACACTACTAGCGTCTCGGAAGTGAAATTCAACCTGAGGTACCCGGGGCAGTATGCGGATGAGGAGTCGGGACTCTTCTACAACTACTTCAGAACCTATGACGCGAGGGTGGGGCGCTACAGCCAGCCAGATCCAATTGGTCTGAACGGCGGGTGGAACCGATTCGGGTATGTGGAAGCCGATCCTTTGCAGTTCACCGACCCATTTGGGCTGGAGAAATTGAATCTGATCAATGGACGGTCAGTATGGAGTTCCAATTCTCAGGCCATGTTGCAAGCCAGCAGGTTTCCCGATCGGCGTGGTGAGTTGCTGATATTTGGTCGCGCTGACAGCAAATCGATAGCCCATGACAGAGATGGTGGCCTACTCAGCGACAATCGAAAAAGCCTTGATGCCGAGGCTCTGGCGAGACTCATCCGAGGAAGCGGAAAGTGGAAAGATGGCATGCCGATTACCATTTACGGGTGCAACGCTGCCACTGGCCCGGATCCACTCGCTGAACGGCTCAGCAAGATTCTGAACACGCGGGTAGGCGGCTTCGGCGACACCCTCATCCTTCATGGCGGCGGAAAAACCAACCCGGTAAAACCAATCATGTTCACCCATGAAAAGCTTACTCTCAATACTCGTTTTGCTTTTTTCTGTGAACGTTTGCGCTGGGCCGATGAATGGAGGTGCGAACTGTCAGGACATAGTGACTATATCCAAGGGTGA